One Ananas comosus cultivar F153 linkage group 1, ASM154086v1, whole genome shotgun sequence DNA window includes the following coding sequences:
- the LOC109726292 gene encoding GRF1-interacting factor 3-like has translation MQRPTMNITTDQIQKYLEENKQLIWAILDCRNQGKLSESAQYEDQLQKNLMFLVKIADAQPQTPSVTTQMMPHEVMPQVQHYMQQAPIFPPVDPFQFNLRQIQEQQQLRLQQLLLLQQQQHHQQPVLPPNLAMRPITLSAMPTLHADPTNNQETDGPPSEASAVSHSSSGEAGWGSGLNLPE, from the exons atgcagcGTCCGACGATGAACATCACCACCGATCAGATTCAAAAG TATTTGGAGGAAAACAAACAGCTGATTTGGGCGATATTGGACTGTCGGAACCAGGGAAAGTTGTCTGAATCTGCTCA GTACGAAGACCAGCTTCAAAAGAATCTGATGTTTTTGGTTAAGATCGCCGATGCCCAACCACAAACCCCTTCTGTTACTACTCAG ATGATGCCACATGAGGTAATGCCTCAGGTACAGCACTACATGCAACAGGCACCTATTTTTCCTCCTGTGGATCCTTTCCAGTTTAATCTACGACAAATACAAGAACAGCAGCAGTTGCggctgcagcagctgctgctgctccagcagcagcagcatcaccAACAGCCGGTTCTCCCTCCGAACCTGGCAATGAGACCCATTACCTTGAGTGCCATGCCCACCCTGCATGCTGATCCAACAAACAATCAAGAAACAGATGGCCCACCTTCCGAGGCTTCTGCTGTTAGCCATAGTAGCTCTGGCGAAGCAG GCTGGGGAAGTGGATTGAACCTACCTGAGTAG
- the LOC109710156 gene encoding pectinesterase-like, producing MSSAIDDGIEVNRKPGRKNLVIAGSSAAVLMLLVVGTVATVLNQSAEESGGVSARSMHSTSKSVQMICASTDYRQTCESSLSKAVNSSSDNDPKAILHAAVSVVVDEVGKAFAHSRLLDSNNSRVKSAVQDCLTLFDDCKYDLKRSLESIIAHAATDHLSKRSHDLETWLSAVISFEEACVDGFPEGELKAKMKAAMKKARELSSNAVAIIGQVSSFLSMLDIPGLSGRRRRLLTAQKEPALAAAAAGLKEDGLPQWMSSTERRVLKSHHKLKVKPNATVAKDGTGDFATISAALDAMPSEYKGRYVIYVKEGIYEETVNVTKKMANVTMYGDGSKKSIITGSKNFVDGTRTWQTATFSVSGDGFIAIRLGFRNTAGAVKHQAVALRVKADRSIFLNCRMEGYQDTLYAQAYRQFYRGCVISGTVDFIFGDASAVFQNCIIVVRRPLDNQQNIVTAHGRVDRQQKTGFVIQRCRILPEQGLTEAAAHKANVRSYLGRPWKEFARTVVMESHIGGFIHPDGYMPWEGEFALSTLYYAEYNNFGGGSNVSTRVPWPGFHVISRREAERFTVGNFLYGADWIPATGAPFRLGMYTRE from the exons ATGTCGTCCGCCATCGACGACGGCATCGAGGTCAACCGGAAGCCGGGGAGGAAGAACCTCGTGATCGCCGGCTCCTCGGCCGCAGTTCTCATGCTCCTCGTCGTCGGCACCGTCGCCACCGTTCTGAACCAGTCCGCCGAAGAGTCCGGCGGCGTCTCCGCCCGGTCGATGCACTCGACGTCCAAGTCCGTCCAGATGATCTGCGCCTCCACCGACTACCGCCAGACGTGCGAGTCCAGTCTGTCGAAGGCCGTCAACTCCAGCAGCGACAACGACCCGAAGGCGATCCTCCACGCGGCCGTCTCCGTCGTCGTCGACGAGGTCGGGAAGGCCTTCGCCCACTCCCGCCTTCTCGACAGCAACAACAGCCGCGTCAAGTCGGCCGTCCAGGACTGCCTGACGCTCTTCGACGACTGCAAGTACGACCTGAAGCGGTCGCTGGAGAGCATCATCGCGCACGCCGCCACCGACCACCTGTCGAAGCGGTCGCACGACCTCGAGACGTGGCTCAGCGCCGTGATCTCGTTCGAGGAGGCGTGCGTCGACGGGTTCCCGGAGGGGGAGCTGAAGGCGAAGATGAAGGCGGCGATGAAGAAGGCCAGGGAGCTGTCAAGCAACGCGGTCGCCATCATCGGGCAGGTGTCGAGCTTCCTGTCCATGCTCGACATCCCCGGGCtgagcggccgccgccgccgccttttGACGGCGCAGAAGGAGCCCGCGCTTGCAGCGGCCGCAGCAGGTCTTAAGGAGGACGGGCTCCCGCAATGGATGTCGAGCACCGAACGGAGGGTTCTCAAATCGCACCATAAGCTCAAGGTCAAGCCGAATGCCACGGTCGCGAAAGACGGCACCGGCGACTTCGCCACCATTTCCGCGGCTTTGGACGCGATGCCGAGCGAATACAAAGGAAG GTACGTGATCTACGTGAAAGAGGGGATATACGAGGAGACCGTCAATGTGACGAAGAAGATGGCTAATGTGACCATGTATGGGGATGGCTCGAAAAAGTCGATCATAACGGGAAGCAAGAACTTCGTGGACGGCACCAGAACCTGGCAAACCGCAACATTCT CCGTCTCCGGCGACGGCTTCATCGCGATCCGGCTCGGGTTCCGCAACACGGCGGGCGCGGTCAAGCACCAGGCGGTGGCGCTACGCGTGAAGGCGGACCGCAGCATCTTCCTCAACTGCCGGATGGAGGGCTACCAGGACACGCTCTACGCGCAGGCCTACCGGCAGTTCTATCGGGGCTGCGTCATCTCGGGCACGGTCGACTTCATCTTCGGTGACGCCTCGGCTGTGTTCCAGAACTGCATCATCGTCGTCCGCCGCCCCCTCGACAACCAGCAGAACATCGTGACCGCCCACGGCCGCGTCGACCGGCAGCAGAAGACGGGCTTCGTCATCCAGCGCTGCCGCATACTCCCCGAGCAGGGCCTGACGGAGGCGGCGGCACACAAGGCCAACGTGCGCAGCTACCTCGGCCGGCCGTGGAAGGAGTTTGCGAGGACGGTCGTGATGGAGTCGCACATCGGCGGCTTCATCCACCCGGACGGCTACATGCCGTGGGAGGGCGAATTCGCGCTGTCGACGTTGTATTACGCCGAGTACAATAACTTCGGCGGCGGATCGAACGTGTCGACGCGCGTCCCGTGGCCGGGGTTCCACGTCATAAGCCGGAGAGAGGCCGAGCGCTTCACCGTCGGCAACTTCCTCTATGGCGCCGATTGGATTCCGGCCACCGGCGCGCCGTTTCGCCTCGGCATGTACACGCGCGAATGA
- the LOC109715404 gene encoding F-box only protein 13, whose amino-acid sequence MDALARSIFSFVSSGCLARSPSAFFPPARGLQAVWRSFALRLLLLLLSLLRSPLGPLLSSIHPLPRSLFLDSSCLAIGPPSSSRSPPPTRHEPSSPPPPSIPVASSRGFVCLRSPSSGELTVSNPVTGSSRKIPPFDPPDLLAIAMASPSSPHDPSSYHLVLVYGASPHLASRVFDSQTDAWGEEIPLSPHKPTGSSEPQVPGDEPVYFLSKTGDVVAANMQRSPCKQYSSVFATENGDDVVYFLSHSGTVVGCNLTKRSFFEHPRLLPAYYEYSIDIALFRGELCAIVLSEFLETASLRVWRFARETMTWHQVAAMPPSMSHEFFGKKVDINCVGFKDWIFTCLNSGDFSSCVVYDLGRDQWVEIPKCRVDGEAKEFVCAFPFEPRLEAVV is encoded by the exons ATgg ATGCTCTGGCGCGATCCATTTTTTCTTTCGTGTCGAGTGGTTGCTTGGCGCGCTCTCCCTCCGCCTTCTTCCCTCCGGCCCGCGGTCTCCAAGCGGTTTGGCGCTCCTTTGCTCTTCGCTtgctcctccttcttctctcgcTGCTCCGCAGTCCCCTCGGCCCTCTTCTCTCTTCAATCCACCCGCTCCCACGCTCCCTCTTCCTCGACTCCTCCTGCCTGGCTATTGGTCCTCCGTCCTCCTCCCGCTCTCCCCCCCCCACGCGCCATGAACCCTCCTCCCCACCACCACCTTCCATCCCCGTCGCCTCCTCCCGCGGCTTCGTTTGCCTCCGCTCCCCCTCCTCCGGAGAACTCACCGTCTCCAACCCCGTCACCGGATCCTCCCGCAAAATCCCACCTTTCGACCCCCCCGACCTCCTCGCCATCGCCATggcctcgccctcctcccccCACGACCCTTCCTCGTACCACCTCGTCCTCGTCTACGGCGCCTCCCCCCACCTCGCCTCTAGGGTTTTCGACTCCCAAACCGACGCCTGGGGCGAGGAGATCCCCTTATCCCCCCACAAACCCACGGGCTCCTCCGAGCCCCAGGTCCCCGGGGACGAGCCCGTTTACTTCCTCTCCAAAACAGGGGACGTGGTCGCGGCCAATATGCAGCGAAGCCCCTGCAAGCAGTACTCCTCCGTTTTCGCCACCGAGAACGGGGACGACGTCGTGTACTTCCTCAGCCACTCGGGGACCGTGGTGGGGTGCAATCTCACAAAAAGGTCCTTTTTCGAGCACCCGCGCCTCCTCCCCGCGTACTACGAGTACTCCATCGACATCGCCCTGTTCCGGGGGGAGCTCTGCGCAATTGTGCTCTCCGAGTTCCTCGAGACCGCGAGCTTGCGCGTGTGGAGGTTCGCGAGGGAGACGATGACGTGGCACCAGGTGGCGGCGATGCCCCCCTCGATGTCCCACGAATTTTTCGGTAAAAAAGTGGATATAAACTGTGTGGGCTtcaaagattggatttttacaTGCTTAAACTCGGGGGATTTTAGCAGCTGTGTGGTCTATGATCTGGGGAGGGATCAGTGGGTGGAGATACCCAAGTGTCGCGTCGATGGGGAGGCGAAGGAGTTCGTTTGTGCGTTCCCTTTTGAGCCCAGATTGGAAGCTGTTGTTTGA